In Strigops habroptila isolate Jane chromosome 14, bStrHab1.2.pri, whole genome shotgun sequence, one genomic interval encodes:
- the SPHK1 gene encoding sphingosine kinase 1 has protein sequence MNGAAPPAIAVRRGGRQQRAAAGGAPRRVPIPAPAPMAAGRRAPPEPGGGPVLLQGVFGVGPSPGAASCSLVLTARELQVRRPGGSSGGSAGPDAALRLADCVSSAAFPAAAAAACFSLVCYPFRGPRWGSPARQRLERTFRVYGGPDAEGNLRIAQAWSRRIRELSVPAVPVQDGDSYGVLPRPCRALVLLNPQSGAGRALEDFQAVVQPMLAEADVAATVFVTERPHHAHEKVRDEDLSQWDTLVVMSGDGLLYEVVNGLMERPDWEEAMKKPLCILPGGSGNALAASINYYAGNDHVAKKKLLTNCTFILCKGLHTQMDLVSLSTASGKRLFSFLGFGWGFISDVDIDSEKYRWLGNARFTLGTLQCLAKLRVYQGRLSYLPLVPTAQGTPRDPPEPVTNGHIPLPAGTGAPGSLPPDSLLVPLGQPVPAHWTVVPEEEFVTVYAIYQSHLGTNLLMAPAARLRDGCIHLFYLKAGISRTALLRIFLAMARGAHLDLNCPYLCYVPVQAFRLEPRAAAGIMTVDGEALACEPVQGQVHGRLCRIVCGS, from the exons ATGAATGGGGCCGCCCCGCCTGCCATAGCCGTGCGGCGCGGCGGGCGTCAGCAGCGAGCAGCGGCGGGCGGCGCTCCCCGGCGCGTCCCGATCCCCGCTCCAGCGCCGATGGCCGCCGGCCGCCGCGCTCCCCCGGAGCCCGGGGGGGGGCCCGTATTACTTCAAGGTGTTTTCGGTGTGGGGCCGAGCCCCGGAGCCGCGTCCTGCTCGCTGGTGCTGACGGCCCGGGAGCTGCAGGTGCGGCGGCCCGGCGGCTCCTCCGGGGGCTCGGCCGGCCCCGACGCCGCGCTCCGCTTGGCCGACTGCGTGAGCTCCGCCGCCttccccgccgcggccgccgccgcctgcTTCTCGCTCGTCTGTTACCCGTTCCGCGGCCCGCGCTGGGGCTCGCCCGCCCGCCAGCGCCTAGAGCGGACCTTCCGCGTCTACGGGGGACCCGACGCCGAGGGCAACCTGCGCATCGCCCAGGCCTGGAGCCGCCGGATCCGGGAGCTCTCGGTGCCCGCCGTGCCCGTGCAGGACG GTGACAGCTATGGGGTGCTGCCCCGGCCCTGCCGCGCGCTGGTGCTGCTGAACCCCCAGAGCGGGGCTGGTCGTGCTCTCGAGGACTTCCAGGCAGTGGTGCAGCCCATGCTGGCCGAGGCCGATGTCGCTGCCACCGTCTTCGTCACTG AGAGACCCCACCACGCACACGAGAAGGTGCGGGACGAGGACCTGTCGCAGTGGGACACGCTGGTGGTGATGTCCGGGGACGGGCTCTTGTACGAG GTGGTGAATGGGCTCATGGAGCGGCCGGACTGGGAGGAGGCCATGAAGAAGCCGCTGTGCATCCTGCCGGGGGGCTCCGGGAACGCCTTGGCTGCCTCCATCAACTACTATGCGGG CAATGATCACGTCGCCAAGAAGAAGCTGCTGACGAATTGCACCTTCATCCTGTGCAAGGGGCTGCACACACAGATGGACCTGGTCTCGCTGAGCACGGCCTCGGGCAAACgcctcttctccttcctgggCTTTGGCTGGGGCTTCATCTCGGACGTGGACATTGACAGCGAGAAGTACCGCTGGCTGGGCAATGCCCGCTTCACGCTGGGCACGCTGCAGTGCCTGGCCAAGCTGCGGGTGTACCAGGGCCGCCTCTCCTACCTGCCCCTTGTCCCTACAGCACAGGGCaccccccgggacccccccgaGCCTGTCACCAATGGCCACATCCCGCTGCCGGCTGGGACCGGAGCACCGGGGTCGCTGCCCCCTGACTCGCTGCTGGTGCCGCTGGGGCAGCCGGTGCCGGCGCACTGGACCGTGGTCCCCGAGGAGGAGTTTGTCACCGTCTACGCCATCTACCAGTCCCACCTGGGCACCAACCTGCTGATGGCACCGGCGGCACGGCTGCGCGACGGCTGCATCCACCTCTTCTACCTGAAGGCCGGCATCAGCCGCACGGCGCTGCTCAGGATCTTCCTGGCCATGGCCAGAGGGGCCCACCTGGACTTGAACTGTCCCTACTTGTGCTACGTCCCCGTCCAGGCTTTCCGCCTGGAGCCGCGGGCAGCTGCGGGCATCATGACGGTGGACGGGGAGGCGCTGGCCTGTGAGCCCGTGCAGGGGCAGGTCCACGGCCGCCTCTGCCGCATCGTCTGCGgctcctga